A genomic segment from Malaclemys terrapin pileata isolate rMalTer1 chromosome 1, rMalTer1.hap1, whole genome shotgun sequence encodes:
- the LOC128833586 gene encoding olfactory receptor 52M1-like, producing MSNSNTTDFTNPSTFILLGIPGLEMAHIWISVPFCTIYVLAVLGNFTILFIVKIELSLHGPMYYFLCMLAVTDLVLSTSILPKTLSIFWFNSREIDFSACLTQMYFIHCFSSMESGIFVAMAFDRYVAICDPLRHSTILTNPVVAKIILAVVLRGSMLSLPSLLLVRQWQYCRTNIIPHSYCEHIAVVKLACTDIRISSYYSLSVAFLVTGLDGFFITVSYIQILRVIFKLPTKDARLKTFGTCISHLCAILTFYIPKFFSSLTHRFGHNVPLHFFILSANVYLLVPPFLHPLIYGLRTKEIRDRLLQLFTHKGV from the coding sequence ATGTCAAATTCTAACACAACCGACTTCACCAACCCTTCCAcgttcatcctgctgggcattcctggcctggagatgGCCCATATCTGGATCTCAGTCCCCTTCTGCACCATATATGTATTAGCtgtcttggggaacttcaccatcctgttcattgTGAAGATAGAGCTGAGCCTCCatgggcccatgtactatttcctctgtaTGCTGGCCGTCACCGACCTGGTCCTGTCTACATCTATCCTACCCAAGacgctgagcatcttctggtttaaTTCAAGAGAGAtcgatttcagtgcctgcctcacccagatgtactttaTCCATTGCTTCTCATCGATGGAGTCTGGGATCTTcgtggccatggcttttgatcgctatgtggccatctgtgatcccctgagacattccaccatcctgacaaacccTGTGGTGGCCAAGATCATCCTGGCCGTGGTGCTGCGTGGGAGCATGCTCTCGCTGCCCTCTCTCCTCCTGGTGAGGCAGTGGCAATATTGCAGAACCAATATTATCCCCCACTCTTACTGCGAGCACATAGCTGTGGTGAAACTGGCCTGCACTGACATCCGCATCAGTAGTTACTACAGCCTCTCTGTGGCATTCTTGGTGACTGGTCTGGATGGTTTTTTTATCACCGTATCCTatatccagatcctcagggtAATCTTCAAGctccccacaaaggatgcccggcttaagacttttgggacctgcatcTCCCATCTTTGTGCGatcttaaccttttacatcccaaAATTCTTCTCCTCTCTCACACACCGTTTTGGCCACAATGTGCCCCTGCATTTCTTCATTCTCAGTGCCAACGTTTATCTTCTGGTGCCCCCATTCCTACATCCCCTCATCTATGGGTTGAGGACCAAAGAGATCCGTGACAGGCTGCTACAGCTCTTCACTCATAAAGGGGTGTAA